In Xanthomonas sp. SI, the following are encoded in one genomic region:
- a CDS encoding glycoside hydrolase family 43 protein, with amino-acid sequence MNALTKTWRRRRCRFGLVALLAAAASAAVAAEPIPAAGSNPIVRDTFTADPAPLVVGDTLYLYVGHDEAQRDEMFTMREWLVYSTKDMKTWTAHAPIMNVKDFKWAKQDAWASQAIEKNGKFYFYAAVEHDATHPGKAIAVAVADTPTGPFVDARGSALVTNEMTPKGTHSWEDIDPTVLTDDDGTTWIAWGNRQCYLAKLKPNMIELDGPIREITPPHFEEGPWLHKRGDLYYLTYASLDRATQRDEHVSYATAPAITGPWTYRGELTGSGKYSFTIHPGIVEFKRHWYLFLHNATLAIGDLNGAIGRRAVTVEYLHYNPDGSMQPVRQSEAGVSTPDVTR; translated from the coding sequence ATGAATGCCTTGACCAAGACCTGGCGCCGCCGGCGCTGCCGTTTCGGACTCGTGGCGCTGCTTGCCGCGGCCGCAAGCGCAGCGGTCGCGGCGGAGCCGATCCCGGCCGCCGGCTCCAACCCGATCGTCCGCGACACCTTCACCGCCGACCCCGCGCCGCTGGTGGTCGGCGACACGCTGTATCTGTACGTCGGCCACGACGAGGCGCAGCGCGACGAGATGTTCACCATGCGCGAGTGGCTGGTGTATTCGACCAAGGACATGAAGACCTGGACCGCCCACGCCCCGATCATGAACGTCAAGGATTTCAAATGGGCCAAGCAGGATGCGTGGGCATCCCAGGCGATAGAAAAGAACGGCAAGTTCTATTTCTACGCGGCGGTGGAGCACGACGCCACGCATCCGGGCAAGGCGATCGCGGTGGCGGTGGCGGACACGCCGACCGGCCCGTTCGTGGACGCGCGCGGCTCGGCGCTGGTCACCAACGAAATGACGCCGAAGGGCACGCACAGCTGGGAAGACATCGACCCGACCGTGCTGACCGACGACGACGGCACCACTTGGATCGCCTGGGGCAACCGCCAGTGCTACCTGGCCAAGCTCAAGCCCAACATGATCGAACTCGACGGCCCGATCCGCGAGATCACCCCGCCGCATTTCGAGGAAGGCCCGTGGCTGCACAAGCGCGGCGATCTGTATTACCTGACCTATGCCTCGCTGGACCGGGCTACACAGCGCGATGAACACGTGTCCTATGCGACCGCGCCCGCCATCACCGGGCCGTGGACCTATCGCGGCGAACTGACCGGCTCGGGCAAGTACAGCTTCACCATCCATCCGGGCATCGTCGAGTTCAAGCGGCACTGGTACCTGTTCCTGCACAACGCGACTTTGGCGATCGGCGACTTGAACGGCGCCATCGGCCGGCGTGCGGTGACGGTGGAGTACCTGCATTACAACCCGGACGGCAGCATGCAACCGGTGCGGCAGAGCGAGGCCGGGGTGTCGACTCCAGACGTGACGCGATAA
- a CDS encoding EAL domain-containing protein, whose amino-acid sequence MKRLRFGLQARFLLAMGVAALLIMAILGLMLERQAAMQNEVRTLSGNVIHGLFDRSMRTRGETLARQLSDSLANPVYYSDLDAIGTQVRAALGYVAVAYVLVYDAEGRLIHDGSDDLPGYGQRMRGPMADAAIKANGLLAQESDEILDVSMPIMIGDQRVGGVRVGMSWTRALVYERKAGENLAQRLDALSKRHLGWLLLLLAALGLTAVMVAIYVQRTLVAPVRWLAAAARQIEAGDYVVERRDSGRHDEVSELLRAFGRMSEAIARHDRDVRHMAYTDALTGLTNRLAFREALDHRMLSARASHRRLALLFADIDDFKRINDTLGHEAGDEALLQFARRIQLAVDQLGGHDALLARFGGDEFVILVEDEHVVQVATGLAERLVQELREPLRIQDREVFMGTSIGITVYPGDAEDASALLKNGDIAMYQAKLAGKNCHRFYSRAMDYAVERRVHMEHELRGAWDRDELKLVYQPIFRTLDRRMVGVEVLLRWQHPALGTISPTVFIDVAEQSGLIESIGPKVLRAACMEATQWQRFDGSRDLFVSVNVSPRQLRSGDLPEIVADCLRESGLPAAQLHLELTETAVIGDELQAASMLARLHRTGVKVWLDDFGTGFSGLSHLRQVPVDGVKIDKSFVADLQRDPDDLALTTAIIAMAHSLGITVVAEGIEQEVQFELLRERGCELGQGFWLSHPLSAAEFRQLLANEGMPRD is encoded by the coding sequence ATGAAGAGGCTGCGTTTCGGGTTGCAGGCCAGGTTCCTGCTGGCGATGGGCGTGGCCGCGTTGCTGATCATGGCGATCCTGGGGTTGATGCTGGAGCGGCAGGCGGCGATGCAGAACGAGGTGCGCACGCTCAGCGGCAACGTCATCCACGGCCTGTTCGACCGCAGCATGCGTACCCGCGGCGAAACCCTGGCGCGGCAGCTGTCCGATTCGCTGGCCAATCCGGTGTACTACTCGGACCTGGACGCGATCGGTACCCAGGTGCGCGCGGCGCTGGGCTACGTGGCGGTGGCCTACGTGCTGGTGTACGACGCCGAAGGGCGCCTGATCCACGACGGCAGCGACGATCTGCCCGGCTACGGCCAGCGCATGCGCGGCCCGATGGCCGATGCGGCGATCAAGGCCAACGGCCTGCTGGCGCAGGAGTCCGACGAGATCCTGGACGTGTCGATGCCTATCATGATCGGCGACCAGCGCGTGGGCGGGGTGCGTGTGGGCATGTCCTGGACGCGGGCGCTGGTCTACGAGCGCAAGGCCGGCGAGAACCTGGCGCAACGCCTGGACGCGCTGAGCAAGCGCCACCTGGGCTGGCTGTTGCTGCTGCTGGCGGCGCTGGGGCTGACCGCGGTGATGGTGGCGATCTACGTGCAGCGCACGCTGGTGGCGCCGGTGCGCTGGCTGGCCGCGGCCGCGCGCCAGATCGAGGCCGGCGACTACGTGGTGGAGCGCCGCGACAGCGGCCGCCACGACGAGGTCAGCGAACTGCTGCGCGCGTTCGGGCGCATGAGCGAGGCGATCGCCCGCCACGACCGCGACGTGCGCCACATGGCGTATACCGATGCCCTGACCGGGCTGACCAACCGGCTCGCGTTCCGCGAGGCGCTGGACCACCGCATGCTGTCGGCACGCGCCTCGCACCGGCGCCTGGCGCTGCTGTTCGCCGACATCGACGACTTCAAGCGGATCAACGACACTCTCGGCCACGAGGCCGGCGACGAGGCGCTGCTGCAGTTCGCGCGGCGCATCCAACTGGCGGTGGATCAGCTGGGCGGGCATGACGCGCTGCTGGCGCGCTTCGGCGGCGACGAGTTCGTGATCCTGGTCGAGGACGAGCACGTGGTGCAGGTCGCCACCGGCCTGGCCGAGCGCCTGGTGCAGGAGTTGCGCGAGCCGCTGCGGATCCAGGACCGCGAGGTGTTCATGGGCACCTCGATCGGCATCACCGTCTATCCCGGCGATGCCGAGGACGCCTCGGCGCTGTTGAAGAACGGCGACATCGCGATGTACCAGGCCAAGCTGGCCGGCAAGAACTGCCACCGCTTCTACAGCCGCGCGATGGACTATGCGGTGGAGCGGCGCGTGCACATGGAGCACGAGTTGCGCGGCGCCTGGGACCGCGACGAGCTGAAGCTGGTGTACCAGCCGATCTTCCGCACCCTGGACCGGCGCATGGTCGGCGTGGAAGTGCTGTTGCGCTGGCAGCATCCGGCGCTGGGCACGATCTCGCCGACGGTGTTCATCGACGTGGCCGAGCAGAGCGGGCTGATCGAGAGCATCGGCCCCAAGGTGCTGCGCGCGGCCTGCATGGAGGCCACGCAATGGCAGCGCTTCGACGGCAGCCGCGACCTGTTCGTGTCGGTCAACGTGTCGCCGCGGCAGCTGCGCAGCGGCGATCTGCCGGAAATCGTCGCCGACTGCCTGCGCGAATCCGGGCTGCCGGCCGCGCAGCTGCACCTTGAACTGACCGAGACCGCGGTGATCGGCGACGAGCTGCAGGCCGCGAGCATGCTGGCGCGGCTGCACCGCACCGGGGTCAAGGTGTGGCTGGACGATTTCGGCACCGGCTTCTCCGGGCTGAGCCACCTGCGCCAGGTGCCGGTGGACGGGGTCAAGATCGACAAGAGCTTCGTCGCCGACCTGCAGCGCGACCCCGACGACCTGGCCCTGACCACCGCGATCATCGCCATGGCGCATTCGCTGGGCATCACCGTGGTCGCCGAGGGCATCGAGCAGGAAGTGCAGTTCGAACTGCTGCGCGAGCGCGGCTGCGAACTGGGGCAGGGCTTCTGGCTCAGCCATCCGCTCAGCGCTGCCGAGTTCCGGCAACTGCTCGCCAACGAGGGCATGCCACGCGACTAG
- a CDS encoding phosphate/phosphite/phosphonate ABC transporter substrate-binding protein → MVWLALAICWPGLAHARPTVLVLGRISDNPKAHYEQLKPLLDYVVPRMRDVGITSGQILMARDSQQMSSYLRRGRVDWVTETAATAMALQQRGGVRPLLLTERSGVRDYHTVFFVRRDGPVHSLHDLQGRTLALQSTLSTSAYLVPMMTLFEHDLHPEILLSPKDQASANTVGYVFARSELNIASYVHKHLVDAGALSNLDWDDDRRVPPAFRRDFRVIYRTEPFPRAVEMVRSDLASPVEARLREVLLEAADDPQGSAALHKFFGTSGFYPVDRASQKRLDQLRAGVAQVKLEVE, encoded by the coding sequence ATGGTGTGGCTGGCGCTGGCGATCTGCTGGCCTGGGCTGGCGCACGCGCGTCCGACGGTGCTGGTCCTGGGCCGCATCAGCGACAATCCCAAGGCCCACTACGAGCAGCTGAAGCCGTTGCTGGACTACGTGGTGCCGCGCATGCGCGACGTCGGCATCACCTCTGGGCAGATCCTGATGGCCCGCGACAGCCAGCAGATGAGCAGCTACCTGCGCCGCGGTCGCGTCGACTGGGTCACCGAGACCGCGGCCACCGCGATGGCGCTGCAACAGCGCGGCGGGGTGCGGCCGCTGCTGCTGACCGAGCGCAGCGGCGTGCGCGACTACCACACCGTGTTCTTCGTGCGCCGCGATGGGCCGGTGCACAGCCTGCACGACCTGCAGGGCCGCACCCTGGCGTTGCAGAGCACCTTGTCCACCAGCGCCTACCTGGTGCCGATGATGACCCTGTTCGAGCACGATCTGCATCCGGAGATCCTGCTCTCGCCGAAAGACCAGGCCTCGGCGAACACGGTCGGCTACGTGTTCGCGCGCTCCGAGCTCAACATCGCCTCCTACGTGCACAAGCACCTGGTGGACGCCGGCGCGCTGAGCAACCTGGACTGGGACGACGACCGCCGCGTGCCGCCGGCGTTCCGCCGCGATTTCCGGGTGATCTACCGCACCGAGCCGTTCCCGCGCGCGGTGGAGATGGTGCGCAGCGACCTGGCCTCGCCGGTGGAGGCGCGCTTGCGCGAGGTGTTGCTGGAAGCCGCCGACGACCCGCAGGGCAGCGCCGCGCTGCACAAGTTCTTCGGCACCTCCGGCTTCTACCCGGTGGATCGGGCCTCGCAGAAGCGGCTGGACCAGCTGCGTGCCGGCGTTGCGCAGGTCAAGCTGGAAGTCGAATGA
- the epmB gene encoding EF-P beta-lysylation protein EpmB → MITAAPRPMQPSPSPAVLAAPRWQQLWRDAVRDPRELLALLGLDPQALGVSEQAATQFALRVPRGFVARMRHGDAHDPLLRQVLPIDAELRRVPGFALDAVGDAAAKKADGVIQKYRGRALLVATGSCAVHCRYCFRRHFPYAEETAARDGWREAVAAVAADPDIDEAILSGGDPLSLATSKLVELTEALAAIPHLKRLRIHSRLPVVLPERVDAPLLAWLRALPWPVAFVIHANHANEFDASVDAALAQLRGTGAQLLNQAVLLRGVNDSVAALAALSERSFAAGVLPYYLHQLDKVEGVAHFEVDDATARALHQALAARLSGYLVPKLVREIPGDTGKRAL, encoded by the coding sequence ATGATAACCGCAGCCCCCCGCCCGATGCAGCCGTCCCCGTCCCCCGCCGTCCTGGCCGCGCCGCGCTGGCAGCAGCTGTGGCGCGATGCCGTGCGCGACCCGCGCGAGTTGCTGGCGCTGCTGGGGCTGGATCCGCAGGCGCTCGGCGTCTCCGAACAGGCTGCGACGCAGTTCGCGCTGCGCGTGCCGCGCGGCTTCGTGGCGCGCATGCGCCATGGCGACGCGCACGATCCGCTGTTGCGCCAGGTGCTGCCGATCGACGCCGAACTGCGCCGGGTGCCGGGCTTCGCGCTGGACGCGGTCGGCGACGCGGCGGCCAAGAAGGCCGACGGGGTGATCCAGAAATACCGCGGACGCGCGCTGCTGGTCGCCACCGGCAGCTGCGCGGTGCACTGCCGCTACTGCTTCCGCCGCCACTTCCCGTATGCCGAGGAAACCGCCGCGCGCGACGGCTGGCGCGAGGCGGTGGCGGCGGTCGCCGCCGATCCGGATATCGACGAAGCGATCCTGTCCGGCGGCGACCCGCTGTCGCTGGCCACCTCCAAGCTGGTCGAACTGACCGAGGCGCTGGCGGCCATTCCACATCTCAAACGCCTGCGCATCCATAGCCGCCTGCCGGTGGTGCTGCCCGAGCGCGTCGATGCGCCGCTGCTGGCCTGGCTGCGCGCGCTGCCGTGGCCGGTGGCGTTCGTGATCCACGCCAACCACGCCAACGAATTCGACGCCAGCGTAGATGCCGCGCTGGCGCAGCTACGCGGCACCGGCGCGCAACTGCTGAACCAGGCGGTGCTGCTGCGCGGGGTCAACGACAGCGTCGCCGCGCTGGCCGCCCTGAGCGAGCGCAGTTTCGCCGCCGGCGTGCTGCCCTACTACCTGCACCAATTGGACAAGGTCGAAGGCGTGGCCCATTTCGAAGTGGACGACGCCACCGCGCGTGCGCTGCACCAGGCCCTGGCCGCGCGGCTGTCCGGGTATCTGGTGCCGAAGCTGGTGCGCGAGATCCCTGGCGATACCGGCAAGCGCGCGCTCTGA